The following are from one region of the Magallana gigas chromosome 4, xbMagGiga1.1, whole genome shotgun sequence genome:
- the LOC105342549 gene encoding uncharacterized protein → MPPRKRSVNVEGSPKVYFDIDDVSWRIKSEVVDEAEPTGVPCSPGKSPYSLRNSPRLPQIVPSEEEALESSDGDFLSSSDEYQPESDGDQSESDPGDQWGIVPGDQWRIVPGDESDIDPEVEWDETDDSELEWTDVKTEPGSGLVRCESEDRIIYPRVSRKSLESQKEKVSRNRRTNEVSSRQMSLRSSGLRTRSNKVYTAKLMHSREKSSKNRKARFQSKHQNQNTTIQHEENDQRKSKWDENATQMLDEMSESSMGDHDVDEMEDNPSKEHHRSEKGMGPNQGRRTADSSDVLGQQHSEDPWEEDGELEESGPEQPQENNMEKLPKRRSKASPAIELLSYSGKISILVRKTLTRHERKTWCLFCGRKVFQLTLHLQCKHPKEREVVEMKKYGINTKLRKKRLQAIFDKGLCRHNDKIIEAGKGTLIPLRRPLNTEGLTVDQFCQGCYVFVDKNFVETHKMSCRGQNVETMDKQGNEKSDVEEEPRRNFLSITDDMINTLREKLKQISKNGQIKVIEDKQRNGGIICAYCHITPCHFSRHIERKHSREPMVKEVLGHPIGSQERKTGWTKLRNTCHFFHNKSVLEAGSGELVIGYVQANQSKDPSLLDVCDSCYGLFWCLQSHIRRCQKQLLAQAKKKTCECMLVRSADTENSKDGSPSNQADDTDGTDGPTKTGDSGAGIQWQKRSDGKKKYRKINCCVYCQTPQYKMSKHYVEKHGAKEEVQKAMKYPKRSRGRRDIFSMLILKGNNEHNKRVLQRGQGTLIPPRKLQEEPDQTTEENLFSYCSLCFARVHSVSMWAHMKRHRMSEQKTPQETKTNEEGDRLGQHSRWLSLGEKDGCIESRRIRGMDNVTEGSSQINPHPQDIDNQGMTENSTSEADHPNLEREERVENRQEACNGEEKNNKMEPSNMEEASNTEGACKSSQGDQSAVGCEMEGERCSVSQPVEQDGDRPEFECIGRETSDERKAEVQPTIITVKRGSKEVLSSMKYSADISILLSTVQSFCPYCQKSSINMIKHLQLRHATERDVQEAIRMPIEFEAGKKLWADLIKRGNREHNDRVMQAGAGDLIPLRRIHRAATLKDYNFCFNCYLFIKKINHMHKYFCKNSRQTFEDIEEETLRKSAVDSRHNCFCKAAAKAEEAGNSTDKGRRKNTSPAKFHIKSDSAINFDQFKNMEKMKVSKSQCCLYCQKLLVRMAVHLTLAHSDQREVQEALRHPKKSPERRRLFLVLLRRGNYKHNKRISHLGSGFMIPVSLHRQRFGDHGKYTHCEVCLGLFSTRGLKKHMESHHNEPAITESTQGLFNKEGSQKSKLLPPRSASRKVKDLIHNEASGEMPDEIAESSDEEWDRAEFRRLQRAKHRRLQKRKLSQREDQSDDRAGQDNAAEDVATKQDTASTKQGPTKEKKRKVARKGVKLWSDEEMAAIDSFFSKHIEDLRVPGKEQCEAAKQKFPEALKRRDWKGIKFCVYNKIQTKKKQERREKGDEKSSDKCPWTQPEVCAVEKHMQSFINDLVTPGKLDCLQVKRRCGAVLRGRSWKQIKFYVYNRILKRRRMQSTE, encoded by the exons ATGCCTCCCAGGAAAAGATCAGTGAATGTAGAGGGCAGTCCAAAAGTATATTTTGACATTGATGATGTTTCCTGGAGGATTAAGTCTGAGGTTGTAGATGAGGCTGAACCAACCGGAGTTCCATGTAGTCCTGGAAAATCCCCATACTCTCTCAGGAACTCTCCAAGACTCCCACAGATTGTACCATCGGAAGAAGAG GCATTGGAGAGTTCCGATGGAGACTTCCTGTCATCTTCCGATGAGTACCAGCCAGAATCTGATGGTGACCAGTCGGAAAGTGATCCCGGGGACCAGTGGGGTATTGTTCCCGGGGACCAGTGGCGTATTGTTCCCGGGGACGAGTCGGATATTGATCCTGAAGTTGAGTGGGATGAGACGGATGACAGCGAGTTGGAGTGGACAGATGTCAAAACTGAACCGGGCAGTGGACTg GTTCGTTGTGAAAGCGAGGACAGAATAATCTACCCAAGAGTGTCAAGAAAATCCCTTGAATCTCAGAAGGAGAAG GTATCAAGAAATCGTCGAACCAATGAAGTATCATCTCGTCAAATGTCCCTGAGGTCATCAGGCTTGAGAACCAGGTCAAATAAG GTATATACAGCAAAGTTGATGCATTCAAGAGAGAAGTCATCCAAAAACAGAAAAGCAAGATTTCAG aGTAAGCATCAGAATCAAAACACAACTATACAACATGAAGAAAATGATCAAAGAAAGAGTAAATGGGATGAGAATGCCACACAAATGTTAGATGAAATGTCAGAGTCCTCTATGGGGGACCATGATGTGGATGAGATGGAGGATAACCCCAGCAAGGAACACCACAGATCTGAGAAGGGTATGGGACCAAACCAAGGTAGAAGGACAGCCGATTCCTCTGATGTTCTGGGCCAGCAGCACAGTGAAGATCCTTGGGAAGAAGATGGAGAACTGGAGGAAAGCGGCCCTGAGCAACCTCAGGAGAACAACATGGAGAAACTACCTAAGAGACGATCAAAGGCATCACCTGCCATAGAATTGTTGTCATACAGTGGAAAGATCTCCATTCTTGTGCGCAAAACATTAACCAGGCATGAAAGAAAGACCTGGTGTCTGTTTTGTGGCAGAAAGGTGTTCCAGCTGACTCTCCATCTACAGTGCAAACACCCTAAGGAGAGAGAGGTTGTAGAGATGAAAAAGTACGGTATAAACACAAAGCTTAGGAAAAAAAGATTACAGGCCATCTTTGACAAGGGTCTGTGTCGACACAATGACAAGATTATTGAGGCAGGCAAGGGGACCCTGATCCCTCTGAGGCGCCCCCTCAACACAGAGGGTCTGACAGTAGACCAGTTCTGTCAAGGGTGCTATGTCTTTGTGGATAAGAATTTTGTGGAGACTCATAAAATGTCCTGTAGAGGGCAGAATGTGGAGACCATGGATAAGCAG GGAAATGAGAAATCTGATGTGGAGGAAGAACCACGTCGGAACTTTTTGAGCATCACTGATGACATGATAAACACTTTACGGGAAAAGCTCAAGCAAATCTCGAAGAATGGACAGATAAAGGTCATAGAGGATAAACAGCGCAATGGTGGTATAATCTGTGCCTATTGTCATATCACCCCCTGCCACTTCTCACGACACATAGAGAGGAAACACTCGAGAGAGCCGATGGTAAAGGAAGTTCTCGGTCACCCCATTGGTTCCCAAGAGAGAAAGACAGGGTGGACGAAACTGAGGAACACTTGCCATTTCTTCCACAATAAGTCTGTGCTGGAGGCAGGGTCCGGGGAGCTGGTGATTGGCTACGTACAAGCCAATCAGAGCAAGGACCCCAGTCTGCTGGATGTTTGTGACAGCTGCTATGGACTATTTTGGTGTCTGCAGTCTCATATCAGAAGATGTCAGAAACAACTGCTCGCTCAG GCCAAGAAAAAAACTTGTGAGTGTATGTTAGTCAGATCTGCAGACACAGAGAATTCTAAAGATGGATCCCCTTCTAACCAAGCAGACGACACAGATGGAACTGATGGACCAACCAAGACGGGCGACTCAGGTGCTGGAATTCAATGGCAGAAGAGATCagatggaaaaaagaaatatcgcAAGATCAACTGTTGTGTGTACTGTCAAACTCCTCAATACAAGATGTCCAAGCACTATGTGGAGAAGCATGGGGCGAAGGAAGAAGTTCAGAAAGCTATGAAGTATCCCAAACGGTCCAGAGGAAGAAGAGACATCTTCTCCATGTTGATATTAAAAGGCAACAATGAACACAACAAGAGAGTCCTACAGCGAGGACAGGGAACATTGATACCTCCCAGGAAACTCCAGGAAGAGCCAGACCAGACTACGGAAGAGAACCTCTTTTCATATTGCTCTCTGTGTTTCGCTCGAGTACATAGTGTTAGTATGTGGGCCCACATGAAAAGACATCGAATGTCAGAGCAAAAAACACCTCAG gaaacaaaaacaaatgaagAGGGTGACAGATTGGGACAACATAGCAGATGGCTAAGCCTTGGGGAGAAGGATGGATGTATTGAGTCTAGAAGAATCAGAGGAATGGACAATGTCACTGAAGGAAGCAGTCAAATCAACCCCCACCCACAGGATATTGACAACCAGGGGATGACAGAGAACTCAACTTCTGAAGCAGATCATCCAAACCtggagagagaagagagagttGAAAACAGACAGGAAGCATGCAATGGAgaggaaaaaaacaacaaaatggaACCCAGCAACATGGAGGAAGCAAGCAACACAGAAGGAGCATGCAAGAGTAGCCAAGGTGATCAGTCAGCCGTTGGATGTGAGATGGAGGGGGAAAGATGTTCTGTCTCGCAGCCAGTTGAACAGGATGGAGACAGGCCTGAATTTGAGTGCATTGGAAGGGAAACATCAGATGAAAGGAAGGCAGAAGTGCAGCCTACCATTATAACA GTTAAAAGAGGCAGCAAGGAAGTACTATCCTCCATGAAATACAGTGCAGACATTTCCATTTTGTTGTCCACCGTCCAGTCGTTCTGTCCGTACTGTCAGAAGTCCAGCATCAACATGATCAAACATTTACAGCTCCGACACGCCACAGAGAGAGACGTACAGGAGGCCATCAGGATGCCCATAGAGTTTGAGGCAGGGAAAAAGCTGTGGGCCGACCTAATTAAGAGGGGGAACAGGGAACACAATGACAGAGTGATGCAGGCGGGGGCGGGGGATTTGATCCCCCTAAGGCGAATCCATCGGGCAGCCACCCTCAAGGACTACAACTTCTGCTTCAACTGTTATCTGTTCATCAAGAAAATCAACCACATGCACAAGTACTTCTGCAAGAACTCCCGACAGACTTTTGAGGATATTGAGGAGGAGACCCTG AGGAAATCTGCAGTTGACAGCAGGCACAACTGCTTCTGTAAAGCAGCAGCAAAGGCTGAAGAAGCGGGAAATTCCACTGATAAAGGACGGAGAAAAAACACTAGTCCTGCAAAGTTCCATATCAAGTCTGATAGTGCAATAAATTTTGATCAATTCAAAAACATGGAGAAGATGAAGGTCAGCAAAAGCCAGTGTTGTCTGTACTGCCAGAAGTTGTTGGTACGAATGGCTGTCCACTTGACATTGGCCCACTCGGATCAGCGGGAGGTACAGGAGGCTCTGCGTCATCCCAAGAAATCTCCGGAGCGGCGTCGGTTGTTCCTTGTCTTGCTAAGGAGGGGTAACTACAAACACAACAAACGAATCTCCCACCTGGGCAGCGGTTTCATGATCCCGGTGTCGCTGCATCGACAGAGATTCGGTGACCATGGGAAGTATACACATTGTGAAGTGTGTCTTGGGCTGTTCTCCACAAGGGGTCTGAAAAAACACATGGAGAGCCATCACAATGAACCGGCCATTACAGAGAGTACTCAG GGTCTTTTCAATAAAGAAGGAAGTCAGAAGTCAAAACTACTCCCTCCAAGATCAGCCAGCAGAAAA GTTAAAGACTTAATACATAATGAGGCCAGTGGAGAGATGCCAGATGAGATTGCGGAATCCTCAGATGAGGAATGGGACAGGGCAGAGTTCCGACGATTACAGCGAGCCAAACACCGGCGACTCCAGAAACGGAAACTCTCACAAAGAGAAGACCAGTCAGATGATAGAGCAGGGCAAGACAATGCCGCAGAAGATGTGGCTACAAAACAGGACACGGCATCAACCAAACAGGGCCCCACAAAGG aaaagaaaagaaaggtGGCAAGGAAGGGTGTCAAACTTTGGAGTGATGAGGAGATGGCGGCCATTGACAGCTTCTTCAGTAAACACATCGAGGATCTCAGGGTTCCTGGCAAGGAACAGTGCGAGGCTGCCAAGCAGAAGTTTCCCGAGGCTCTGAAGAGGCGGGACTGGAAAGGCATCAAGTTCTGTGTGTACAACAAAATTCAGACCAAGAAAAAACAAG AGAGGAGGGAGAAGGGGGATGAGAAGAGCTCAGATAAGTGTCCCTGGACCCAGCCTGAGGTGTGTGCGGTGGAGAAACACATGCAGTCCTTCATCAATGACCTGGTCACGCCAGGCAAGCTGGACTGTTTACAGGTGAAGCGCAGGTGTGGGGCGGTACTCAGGGGCCGCTCCTGGAAACAGATCAAGTTCTACGTGTACAACCGCATCCTGAAGCGACGCAGGATGCAGAGTACTGAATGA
- the LOC105342548 gene encoding N-acylglucosamine 2-epimerase-like, with protein sequence MSESRLQEFYDRIRADLDRTVKFWRQHSRDPECGGFFNCLSKDGKVYDEIKHVWLQARQVWMYARLYNDVERFRDEDLLQEAVKGAEFLMQNVRDPNTYKCSLVVTRDGKAIKIQRSLFSECFYLMAMSEVGRATGVEKYKKEAITMMEKITGWIQSHGEGLGIDKLPGHRPISSLAIPMMTLCVIEQLKTMDPSLNYDDLTDWAIKDAMKHVQREGTVILETTTNDGKEMGGSAGRLMLPGHSIEAGWFLLRHATRSGDQALKQTAIQSFMERPFEYGWDKQHGGLYYFLDADGWSPVQLEWDMKLWWAHNEALIAFLMAYKETKDKRHLDRFAQIFDYSYSHFVDEENGEWFGYLRKDGSVSMDFKGGPWKGCFHVPRYLMMCEQMLKELLDKKN encoded by the exons ATGAGCGAGAGTCGCCTCCAGGAATTCTACGACAGAATCAGGGCGGACCTGGACAGGACCGTGAAGTTCTGGAGGCAGCACTCCAGGGACCCGGAATGTGG TGGTTTTTTCAACTGTCTCAGCAAAGATGGAAAAGTGTATGATGAAATAAAGCACGTTTGGTTGCAAGCAAGACAG gTTTGGATGTATGCTCGTTTGTACAATGATGTCGAAAGATTCAGGGATGAGGACTTGCTCCAAGAAGCCGTCAAAG gagctgagtttttgatGCAGAATGTCAGGGATCCCAACACGTACAAATGTTCCTTGGTGGTCACAAGAGATGGGAAGGCAATCAAAATCCAGAGAAGTCTTTTCTCCGAGTGCTTCTATCTGATGGCAATGTCGGAAGTAGGAAGAGCGACGGGAGTCGAGAAATATAAG AAAGAGGCCATAACGATGATGGAGAAAATAACTGGTTGGATACAGTCGCACGGAGAGGGTCTGGGTATCGACAAGTTGCCAGGACACCGACCAATCAGCTCGCTGGCCATCCCTATGATGACCCTCTGTGTCATCGAACAGCTGAAGACCATGGACCCTAGCCTCAACTACGACGATCTGACAGACTGGGCCATCAAAGACGCCATGAAGCACGTCCAG AGAGAAGGGACGGTGATTCTGGAGACGACCACTAACGACGGCAAGGAGATGGGTGGGAGCGCAGGGCGGCTGATGTTACCAG GCCACTCGATCGAGGCTGGCTGGTTCCTGTTACGTCACGCCACACGGTCGGGGGACCAGGCGCTGAAGCAGACGGCCATCCAGAGCTTCATGGAGCGACCGTTTGAGTACGGCTGGGACAAGCAACATGGCGGTCTGTACTACTTCCTGGACGCAGACGGATGGAGCCCCGTACAGTTGGAGTGGGACATGAAGCTTTGGTGGGCCCATAACGAGGCTCTGATCGCCTTCCTCATGGCGTACAAGGAAACTAAGGACAAGAGGCATCTAGACAGATTCGCTCAAATATTTGACTACAGCTACTCACAT TTTGTTGATGAGGAAAATGGTGAGTGGTTTGGATATCTGAGAAAAGATGGTTCTGTCAGCATGGATTTCAAGGGTGGACCATGGAAAG gATGTTTCCATGTCCCCCGATACTTGATGATGTGTGAACAGATGCTCAAGGAACTGCTGGACAAGAAGAACTGa